A DNA window from Candidatus Hydrogenedentota bacterium contains the following coding sequences:
- a CDS encoding diguanylate cyclase: MNQSFAERRVLVADDERQVADVATRQVRARFACHTESVNDGDEVLRVMSEKHFDVLITDMLMPGCHGLELVSRVSKMCPDTTIVVTTAYEQEFPYVEVIRHGASDFIAKPYESEILEAKLLRIFRERQLWEELAQEKQRIVDDMEAMRKLREAQVAAEEKYRSLFEYSMNGMLVVSPDEYVIHDVNRAFCALSQRDRASLIGIALLELFDSASSMRLRQGFSIVEQMGQASLSDIFLPRAGCQGVSLEVSANMVRTGSESMLHVACRDVTEQRELQRQLAEIAHTDQLTGLLNKRTFNTRLEGAISRSSRETVPITLLFLDLDNFKYCNDTFGHQAGDELLRSVGKIIKKHTRSTGDEAFRYGGDEFAILLWHANAGTGEVVAERIRDEYATSDSQGTSISIGVAEFASDMDASAFVRSADQALYKAKEAGKNRICVV, translated from the coding sequence ATGAATCAGAGCTTTGCAGAACGACGAGTCTTGGTGGCGGATGACGAACGCCAAGTGGCCGATGTTGCAACACGCCAGGTGCGTGCGCGATTTGCCTGCCACACTGAGTCCGTCAACGACGGTGACGAAGTGCTCCGCGTGATGAGCGAAAAGCACTTCGATGTCCTGATCACGGACATGCTTATGCCTGGTTGTCACGGTCTTGAACTCGTATCGAGAGTCTCGAAGATGTGCCCTGATACGACTATCGTCGTTACGACTGCCTATGAACAGGAGTTTCCCTATGTCGAAGTCATCCGGCATGGGGCATCCGACTTTATTGCAAAGCCATACGAATCGGAGATTCTTGAAGCCAAGTTGCTTCGCATCTTTCGTGAACGGCAATTGTGGGAAGAGCTGGCTCAGGAAAAGCAACGCATAGTCGACGACATGGAGGCCATGCGCAAATTGCGTGAGGCACAGGTCGCCGCGGAAGAGAAGTACCGTAGTCTCTTCGAATACAGCATGAACGGGATGCTGGTCGTCTCTCCCGACGAATACGTCATCCACGACGTAAATCGGGCCTTTTGCGCGTTGAGTCAACGAGACCGCGCCAGCCTCATCGGCATTGCACTCCTCGAATTATTCGACAGCGCTTCGAGCATGCGATTGCGGCAAGGTTTTTCCATCGTGGAGCAAATGGGGCAGGCCTCTTTGTCGGACATCTTTCTGCCACGTGCGGGATGTCAAGGCGTCTCGCTCGAGGTCAGCGCAAACATGGTGCGGACCGGCTCCGAATCCATGTTGCACGTCGCCTGCAGAGACGTGACCGAGCAGCGTGAACTCCAGCGTCAATTAGCGGAAATTGCTCACACGGATCAGCTAACGGGACTGTTGAACAAGCGGACATTCAACACGCGCTTGGAGGGAGCCATTTCGCGCAGTAGTCGCGAGACTGTGCCAATCACGCTGCTGTTCCTGGATCTCGACAATTTCAAGTACTGCAACGATACCTTCGGTCATCAGGCTGGTGATGAGCTGCTTCGGTCGGTGGGGAAGATCATCAAGAAGCATACGCGCTCGACCGGAGACGAAGCTTTCCGTTACGGAGGCGACGAATTCGCGATTCTCCTTTGGCATGCGAATGCCGGTACGGGAGAGGTGGTTGCCGAACGGATTCGTGACGAATATGCCACGTCTGACAGTCAGGGGACTTCCATCAGCATCGGTGTAGCCGAATTCGCGTCGGACATGGATGCCTCTGCATTCGTTCGGAGTGCCGATCAAGCTCTATACAAGGCCAAGGAAGCCGGGAAAAACCGGATATGTGTTGTGTAG
- a CDS encoding AEC family transporter: MSAVLSAVLPVFIVAAFGFAVRRITHLHLKTLSALNAYVLIPSLVYNGISKNAIEWPLFLRTALAVVIAAAIAGLVLALIASRAGMTTPLKSAFMMTMFPNLGNFGLPIVLFAFGSKALPYGVLIMVCGGFLQNSVGLYLAQRGVHSAKRALLGVFTFPMVYAFAAAMLAQRLGFQFPQALDRAVQIAGDGVIPIQLLILGATVAETRLQVTVHVFVACAVRLLLGPLVAWGVATIVGMHGLAASVFILQMSGPVAIGMAAYGVQFDLEPGYLSSVVSWTFLFSVATVSVVLTLLYAAG, encoded by the coding sequence ATGAGTGCTGTACTTTCCGCCGTGCTTCCCGTCTTCATCGTGGCGGCATTTGGCTTTGCGGTGCGCCGCATTACCCACCTGCACCTCAAAACGCTGTCCGCCTTGAACGCGTATGTTCTTATTCCAAGTCTCGTCTACAACGGGATTTCCAAGAACGCCATTGAATGGCCGCTCTTCCTGCGCACGGCACTCGCCGTTGTCATTGCAGCGGCAATTGCCGGACTTGTGCTCGCGCTCATCGCAAGCCGCGCTGGGATGACGACACCGCTCAAAAGCGCGTTCATGATGACCATGTTTCCGAATCTCGGTAATTTTGGTCTTCCAATTGTTCTTTTTGCGTTCGGATCCAAAGCCCTGCCATACGGTGTATTGATCATGGTGTGCGGCGGATTTCTTCAGAACAGTGTTGGCCTTTACCTCGCGCAACGCGGCGTGCACTCCGCCAAGCGGGCATTGCTCGGCGTATTCACGTTTCCGATGGTCTACGCGTTCGCGGCGGCCATGTTAGCTCAGCGACTTGGGTTTCAGTTTCCGCAAGCACTGGACCGCGCCGTTCAGATTGCAGGCGATGGCGTTATCCCGATCCAATTGCTCATCCTCGGCGCCACGGTCGCCGAAACGAGGCTTCAAGTCACCGTCCATGTGTTTGTCGCGTGCGCGGTGCGACTTCTTCTGGGTCCCCTGGTGGCATGGGGAGTTGCCACGATCGTGGGCATGCATGGATTAGCCGCAAGCGTATTTATCCTGCAGATGAGCGGACCCGTCGCTATCGGCATGGCAGCCTATGGTGTACAGTTCGACCTAGAGCCAGGCTACCTGTCGAGTGTCGTATCGTGGACGTTTCTCTTCAGCGTG